The following coding sequences lie in one Carassius carassius chromosome 1, fCarCar2.1, whole genome shotgun sequence genomic window:
- the LOC132141540 gene encoding WAP, Kazal, immunoglobulin, Kunitz and NTR domain-containing protein 2-like: MWWMLFPRWIWFLCGQFCVLRLDLRARAMPMTLSKVVYSHAGMCPNEMNPNLWVDAMSTCTRECESDQDCEPFEKCCPNVCGHKSCVAARYMDIKGRKGPVGMPKGVTCDKFMCTQQGSECEIWDGQPVCKCRDRCGREPYFTCASDGMTYYNKCYMDAEACNRGVTLTEVTCRYHFSLSNTSPLPAVTTARPTTTHLETTPMDVQRPIMVSNPAHHFVFVGETASFLCEVTGKPKPAITWEKQIEGKENTVMQPNHVQGNIVVTNIAQLVIYNAQLQDAGIYTCTATNQGGSVQAHFPLSVVPREQSKPEPLMNSTRLPAEECLKPPDMGDCGEESMKWYYEAKRNNCFTFTYSQCNKNRNHFDTYELCMLSCGAELPAPCTLPSIQGPCKAYKPRWAYSHVLKKCQSFVYGGCGGNENNFESKETCEEMCPFPKTNNCKPCKPRQKMVPSFCKSDFVVLGRISELTEDHDSGHALITVEEILKDEKMGLRFFGQEPLEVTLLNMDWNCPCPNITRAEGQMIIMGDVHNGMAVLQPDSYVATSSVRRARKLREVITKKTCDVLKEFSSTKS; encoded by the exons ATGTGGTGGATGCTGTTTCCCAGATGGATCTGGTTTTTGTGTGGACAGTTCTGCGTCTTGCGTTTGGACTTGCGCGCCAGAGCGATGCCAATGACCCTGTCCAAAGTGGTTTATTCTCACGCGGGAATGTGTCCCAACGAGATGAACCCCAACCTGTGGGTGGATGCCATGAGCACCTGCACCCGAGAGTGCGAGTCCGACCAG GACTGTGAGCCGTTCGAGAAATGCTGTCCAAATGTTTGCGGACACAAGAGCTGTGTGGCTGCCCGCTACATGGACATTAAGGGCAGGAAAGGTCCAGTGGGGATGCCCAAAGGGGTCACCTGTGACAAATTCATGTGCACCCAGCAGGGTTCAGAGTGTGAAATCTGGGATGGACAGCCGGTATGCAAGTGCCGGGACCGTTGCGGACGGGAACCCTATTTCACATGCGCCTCGGATGGCATGACCTACTACAACAAGTGCTACATGGACGCCGAGGCCTGTAACAGGGGCGTGACCCTCACCGAAGTCACCTGCAGGTACCACTTTAGCTTGTCCAACACCAGTCCTCTTCCAGCGGTGACCACCGCCCGGCCCACCACCACCCATCTTGAGACCACACCTATGGACGTTCAACGTCCCATCATGGTCAGCAACCCAGCGCACCACTTTGTGTTTGTGGGTGAAACAGCCAGCTTCCTCTGCGAGGTCACAGGAAAACCCAAGCCGGCGATTACATGGGAAAAGCAGATCGAAGGTAAAGAGAACACTGTAATGCAACCCAACCATGTGCAAGGAAACATAGTAGTCACTAACATCGCCCAGTTGGTCATATACAACGCCCAGCTCCAGGATGCCGGCATCTACACCTGCACTGCCACAAACCAGGGTGGATCTGTGCAAGCCCATTTCCCGCTCTCTGTGGTCCCCAGGGAGCAGAGCAAACCGGAGCCGCTCATGAATTCAACGCGCTTACCTGCCGAGGAGTGTCTAAAACCACCCGATATGGGCGACTGTGGAGAGGAGAGCATGAAATGGTATTACGAAGCCAAGCGCAACAATTGCTTTACCTTCACCTATAGCCAGTGCAATAAAAACCGAAACCATTTCGATACCTATGAGCTGTGCATGCTCTCCTGTGGAGCGGAGCTTCCTGCTCCTTGCACCCTGCCTAGCATACAAGGTCCCTGCAAGGCTTACAAACCACGCTGGGCTTACAGCCATGTGCTCAAGAAATGCCAGTCATTTGTTTATGGGGGCTGCGGAGGTAACGAGAACAACTTTGAGAGCAAGGAAACCTGTGAGGAGATGTGCCCCTTCCCTAAGACTAACAATTGTAAGCCGTGTAAACCCCGGCAGAAGATGGTCCCGAGCTTCTGCAAGAGCGACTTTGTGGTTTTGGGACGCATTTCAGAGTTGACTGAGGACCACGACTCCGGCCACGCGCTCATCACTGTGGAGGAGATCTTGAAGGACGAGAAGATGGGGCTGCGGTTCTTCGGACAAGAACCTCTGGAGGTGACGCTGCTCAACATGGACTGGAACTGTCCCTGTCCGAACATAACGAGAGCCGAGGGACAGATGATCATCATGGGGGACGTTCACAACGGCATGGCCGTGCTGCAGCCTGACAGCTACGTGGCCACTTCCAGCGTACGGCGTGCTCGCAAACTCCGTGAGGTTATCACCAAAAAGACTTGTGATGTTTTGAAGGAGTTCAGCAGCACAAAGTCCTAG